The sequence below is a genomic window from Rhinolophus sinicus isolate RSC01 chromosome X, ASM3656204v1, whole genome shotgun sequence.
GGACCCAAAGGGTTAATCCTTCCTGGCATTTCCTTAACCCCCAAGTTACCAACCATTGCCCCTGGACAAGGAAGCAAGAAGCAGGCAGGGGACCAGTAGGGAACGGGCCCAGCAACCCCTCCTCTGGTCCTCACCCATCATCCTAGCCAAAAGGGTTGTTCCTCCTTCCCAGCCCATTCAACCCATAGCGCAGCCTCAgtcacaaaggaatgaagaggtGTTTGCTTTGTCCCTCAGAGACAGGCAAGGGAGGCCTGGGCTGTGGGTGACAAGGCAGAGCTGACCTGATGCCGCCTGTCTTCTGTAGGGCTTTTTCAGAGGGCCATCATCCAAAGTGGTTCTGCTCTGTCCAGCTGGGCTGTGAACTACCAACCAGTGAAGTACACCAGCCTACTGGCTGACAAGGTGGGCTGTAATGTTCTAGACACAGTGGATATGGTGGACTGTCTTCGGCAAAAGAGTGCCAAGGAGCTGGTGGAGCAAGACATCCAGCCAGCCCGCTACCATGTGGCCTTTGGCCCTGTGATTGATGGTGATGTCATTCCTGATGACCCTGAGATCCTCATGGAACAGGGTGAGTTCCTCAACTACGACATCATGCTAGGTGTCAACCAGGGCGAGGGCCTCAAGTTCGTGGAAGGGGTGGTAGACCCCGAGGATGGCGTCTCTGGCACTGACTTTGACTACTCAGTCTCCAACTTTGTGGACAATCTGTATGGATATCCCGAGGGTAAGGATACCCTGCGGGAGACCATCAAGTTCATGTACACAGACTGGGCAGACCGTGACAACCCTGAGACCCGCCGTAAAACACTGGTGGCACTCTTCACTGACCACCAGTGGGTGGAGCCCTCGGTGGTGACAGCTGATCTGCACGCCCGCTATGGCTCACCGACTTACTTTTACGCCTTCTATCATCACTGCCAGAGCCTCATGAAGCCTGCTTGGTCTGATGCAGCTCATGGGGACGAAGTACCCTACGTTTTTGGTGTCCCAATGGTGGGCCCCACTGACCTCTTCCCCTGTAACTTCTCCAAGAATGACGTTATGCTCAGCGCTGTTGTCATGACTTACTGGACCAACTTTGCCAAGACCGGGTAAGGAGAAAGTGGGGGTTTTCCTTTAGGACCCCAGCATGTCCTCCCCTCTGCTCCTCTATCTAAACCTCTTCCGTCATCACCCCAAATCTTGCTTGGTAACCCTTTCACCCCCCTCCTTACTTCCTCCCTTCATGCTATTTTGAGTCTTTCATGCCATTTCCTTCCCTCAAAAATTTTGTTGAGGCTCAGAAGTCAGTTAACATTAGGATTGAGCAGGAGTGAGAGTCACTGGCTAGACTGTAAGATTCAAAGTTAGATAATCAGAGGCCATGGGAAGTGGGAAGGACATTCAGAAAGAGCCTTGAAAGCGCTCTTGGGAAAACAGGGCGGCTGAAAAGATTGATAGATGCTCAGTAGCATGTGAGAAAAAGTGTCTCCAGCATGACCTTGCAGGATGGGCACAGGGAAGGATGGGATGGTTACATGACACTGCAGGCAGTAGGTGTTCGaggctggggaagaggaggagtATGGACAAAGTGAGGGACCCTGAAAAAGATGGAAACTGGGAAGTTTTGGACTGGGGAGGAGGTTCAGGGGTGGGTGTGAGGGAGAATGCTAGGCCGTTTCCTCATCAAGGTAGAGTGGTGACCCCAGATTTCCATGTGGTATTTCAGGGATCCCAACAAGCCGGTCCCCCAGGACACCAAGTTCATTCACACCAAGGCCAACCGCTTTGAGGAAGTGGCCTGGTCCAAATACAATCCCCGAGACCAGCTCTACCTTCACATCGGGCTGAAACCAAGGGTCCGTGATCATTACCGGGCCACTAAGGTAGCCTTTTGGAAACACCTGGTGCCCCACCTGTACAACCTGCATGACATGTTCCACTATACGTCCACAACCACCAAAGTGCCGCCCCCGGATACCACCCACAGCTCCCATATCACCCGGAGGCCCAACGGCAAGACCTGGAGCACCAAGCGGCCGGCCATTTCCCCTGCCTATAGCAATGAGAATGCCCAAGGGTCCTGGAACGGGGACCAGGATGCAGGGCCGCTCTTGGTGGAGAACCCTCGTGACTACTCCACTGAATTAAGTGTCACCATCGCCGTGGGGGCCTCCCTCCTGTTCCTTAATGTTCTGGCCTTCGCTGCCCTCTACTACCGTAAGGACAAGCGACGTCAGGAGCCCCTGCGGCAGCCTAGCCCTCAGAGGGGAGCCGGGGCCCCCGAATTGGGAGCTGCTCCTGAGGAGGAGCTGGCAGCATTGCAGCTGGGCCCCACTCACCATGAGTGTGAGGCTGGTCCCCCCCATGACACGCTGCGCCTCACTGCACTGCCTGACTACACGCTGACCCTGCGACGCTCCCCTGATGACATCCCACTCATGACTCCCAACACCATCACTATGATCCCCAACTCCCTGGTAGGGCTGCAGACGTTGCACCCCTATAACACCTTTGCCGCGGGGTTCAACAGTACTGGGCTGCCCCACTCACACTCCACTACCAGGGTATAGCTCCAGCCAGAGCACAGCCtgtctcctgctccctccctcccagatcCACAAACACgcgtaccacacacacacacacacacacacacacacacacacacatacacacacacagacatatatgtATACGCACGCAACCACACACAACAGACAGCAGACCCACCTGCACAAATATAGACAGATGTGGACACGCACCCGTAtgtacaaaaacacaaataaggaAGTAAACCTGAACAAACCCTTCAAATGGGGACGCAAAGGAGTCCTGGGGAAACCGAGGACCCGTGGAACAGCCGCTGAAGCCAGCTCCCTGAGCCTGACCACAGACACTCCTGGGGGCCCGAAAGCACCAGCTGGACACCCCCTTGGTGCTcgccctctgcctccctgggaaCTGCACCACCGACCAATGCCAGACTTGGGAGCTTTAAAGAGCAGGGCAGCTCTTTCTCCCCCAGACTTGGTcttttttctgggttttgtttttgttgattttttaaaaaaacatttttggaacAAATGCTTCTCCAATCTGTGAGTGCAAAGAGCTCTGGAAGGGAgggccccaggcccagggctctcTGGCTCTGGAACCCCAGTACTCACACGATCTGACCAAGGAACAGGACCCCCAAGAAAGAGACAGATTTGAGCAAGACCGCTGCGTGGAAGGAGGAAGGCGTGACCTCTGGACAGGATTGGAGGGCCATAGGGGAGAACTCTCCAGCCACCTCTGTGTCCCTGTGGGGGGCTGCAGACACCACACAGTAGATTTGGTGAACGAGGTTCTGTGGAGGCCAAGTCATTAGCAGCCCCCGGGTATAATCTGGGTTCCACCTCTTCCCTTGGGGTAATAGAAATTCACCCCATTTTCTTTACGGAGTCTCTTTTGTGTCTGTCATCTCTCTTTCAAAAaggcattgttttttgttgttgttggcttttttttttttttaaagaaaagttctTAAAACACTAACGGAAACCCATGGAGTTTGtcctttgtaaaaattttaaacacagtgtcttgatataaaaataaaaaatccagttaGCACTCCCAACTCGCCTCCCTTGCACAGGCCTTGCCCCAACAGACTTCTCAGCTGGGTGTGGGCTAGGAATCGCAGCCGGCGCCTGCCTCCTATGCCTTCAAGCTGGTACAAGTCTGGGCTGCGCTCTGCGGGACCCGCACTGAGGCCTCTCCAACCCTGTGCtgccctcaccctgccccccaaggcTCTGGGTTCCTGAAGCTGAAGCCTTATCTCAACACCTCTGGCCTCCTAATGAAAGGGCAAAAATAACACTTCTGTCGCCACTGCATGCCATCACGGCTGCCCTCATCCTGGACTAGGGGCTGGAAGGAGGTCTGACCTCTAACATGCTGAAATTCTTACTGGCATCTGGATCCAGTGCGCCATCAGGTGTGTGCACTCCCTGGCCTTGGGCGACTCACAGAGCCGGGCCCTCTCTCCCGCAGGGATGCTTCTGTCCTGTTCTGAGAAGTCACTGGGGTCCTGGGAGCGGTTTCTCTCTAGGACTGTGATCCGTGGCTCCCTATGAAACCTGGGGCTCCACGGGTTGGCATTGTGGCATGTCATATTCTCAGTGACTTCAAGGACTGAACCAGAAGCCTGCTCACCAAGGATGGCGGTTGGGTGGGGCTGCTGACACCTCAGAAATCAGGAATAGAATTCTTCAGAGTGACTCTGACAAAATGAGGGAGATGAACCAATACAACAGGATGGCATGCGGAGGGCATCACGCCTGAGAACTAAAGTACTGGTGTGGTGCATGGCGGGGAGTGTCAGAGTGGGTCACAATTGAATGAATCCATACTGTAGAACTGGTTTCTcctcgctccctcccttcctgtctgCTTTCCAAAACGAATGTGACTACTAGCATATAATAACAAACATAGCATGGAGTTGCTGGGAAGTAATCAGAGTCTGAGTTTTAGAATTGAAAGGAACCTCAAAGTCATCTAGTCCAACCCACTTATTTTACAGTTGGGGAAATGGGCCCAGCAAAGTCCAGTGTCACAGGCAGTGTTAGAAAGAGACCTAGAATGCAGTCCCGAAATATATGACCTTCCCCAGGGTCCTCAGCTTTCCCCACCCTACCTAGCATTGGTTAGGCCTTTTAGAGCATAAATGAGTGCCTTTGGTCAACACACGTTTGGCGTATATGGGAAAGCTGGAGAGAAGCAACAATGTGCCAAAGGAGTAGgtgatttgttttaatttacaaaagaGGGAGATGATGAGGTAATATTCAATAATTATCAAGCACCTGCTATGTGACAAGTGTGCTATATCATCTTCAAAATTTTAACTCCTAAATAAGGACAGAGCTGAGggtcttttcttcatttcttctgagAATAATAGAGGGAAAGATTAAGTTAGacgcaaaaaacaaaaca
It includes:
- the NLGN3 gene encoding neuroligin-3 isoform X1 translates to MWLRLGPPSLSLSPQPRVGRSLCLTLWFLGLVLRASTQAPAPTVNTHFGKLRGARVPLPSEILGPVDQYLGVPYAAPPIGEKRFLPPEPPPSWSGIRNATHFPPVCPQNIHTAVPEVMLPVWFTANLDIVATYIQEPNEDCLYLNVYVPTEDVKRISKECARKPNKKICRKGGSGAKKQGEDLADNDGDEDEDIRDSGAKPVMVYIHGGSYMEGTGNMIDGSVLASYGNVIVITLNYRVGVLGFLSTGDQAAKGNYGLLDQIQALRWVSENIAFFGGDPRRITVFGSGIGASCVSLLTLSHHSEGLFQRAIIQSGSALSSWAVNYQPVKYTSLLADKVGCNVLDTVDMVDCLRQKSAKELVEQDIQPARYHVAFGPVIDGDVIPDDPEILMEQGEFLNYDIMLGVNQGEGLKFVEGVVDPEDGVSGTDFDYSVSNFVDNLYGYPEGKDTLRETIKFMYTDWADRDNPETRRKTLVALFTDHQWVEPSVVTADLHARYGSPTYFYAFYHHCQSLMKPAWSDAAHGDEVPYVFGVPMVGPTDLFPCNFSKNDVMLSAVVMTYWTNFAKTGDPNKPVPQDTKFIHTKANRFEEVAWSKYNPRDQLYLHIGLKPRVRDHYRATKVAFWKHLVPHLYNLHDMFHYTSTTTKVPPPDTTHSSHITRRPNGKTWSTKRPAISPAYSNENAQGSWNGDQDAGPLLVENPRDYSTELSVTIAVGASLLFLNVLAFAALYYRKDKRRQEPLRQPSPQRGAGAPELGAAPEEELAALQLGPTHHECEAGPPHDTLRLTALPDYTLTLRRSPDDIPLMTPNTITMIPNSLVGLQTLHPYNTFAAGFNSTGLPHSHSTTRV
- the NLGN3 gene encoding neuroligin-3 isoform X3 translates to MWLRLGPPSLSLSPQPRVGRSLCLTLWFLGLVLRASTQAPAPTVNTHFGKLRGARVPLPSEILGPVDQYLGVPYAAPPIGEKRFLPPEPPPSWSGIRNATHFPPVCPQNIHTAVPEVMLPVWFTANLDIVATYIQEPNEDCLYLNVYVPTEDDIRDSGAKPVMVYIHGGSYMEGTGNMIDGSVLASYGNVIVITLNYRVGVLGFLSTGDQAAKGNYGLLDQIQALRWVSENIAFFGGDPRRITVFGSGIGASCVSLLTLSHHSEGLFQRAIIQSGSALSSWAVNYQPVKYTSLLADKVGCNVLDTVDMVDCLRQKSAKELVEQDIQPARYHVAFGPVIDGDVIPDDPEILMEQGEFLNYDIMLGVNQGEGLKFVEGVVDPEDGVSGTDFDYSVSNFVDNLYGYPEGKDTLRETIKFMYTDWADRDNPETRRKTLVALFTDHQWVEPSVVTADLHARYGSPTYFYAFYHHCQSLMKPAWSDAAHGDEVPYVFGVPMVGPTDLFPCNFSKNDVMLSAVVMTYWTNFAKTGDPNKPVPQDTKFIHTKANRFEEVAWSKYNPRDQLYLHIGLKPRVRDHYRATKVAFWKHLVPHLYNLHDMFHYTSTTTKVPPPDTTHSSHITRRPNGKTWSTKRPAISPAYSNENAQGSWNGDQDAGPLLVENPRDYSTELSVTIAVGASLLFLNVLAFAALYYRKDKRRQEPLRQPSPQRGAGAPELGAAPEEELAALQLGPTHHECEAGPPHDTLRLTALPDYTLTLRRSPDDIPLMTPNTITMIPNSLVGLQTLHPYNTFAAGFNSTGLPHSHSTTRV
- the NLGN3 gene encoding neuroligin-3 isoform X2; translated protein: MWLRLGPPSLSLSPQPRVGRSLCLTLWFLGLVLRASTQAPAPTVNTHFGKLRGARVPLPSEILGPVDQYLGVPYAAPPIGEKRFLPPEPPPSWSGIRNATHFPPVCPQNIHTAVPEVMLPVWFTANLDIVATYIQEPNEDCLYLNVYVPTEDGSGAKKQGEDLADNDGDEDEDIRDSGAKPVMVYIHGGSYMEGTGNMIDGSVLASYGNVIVITLNYRVGVLGFLSTGDQAAKGNYGLLDQIQALRWVSENIAFFGGDPRRITVFGSGIGASCVSLLTLSHHSEGLFQRAIIQSGSALSSWAVNYQPVKYTSLLADKVGCNVLDTVDMVDCLRQKSAKELVEQDIQPARYHVAFGPVIDGDVIPDDPEILMEQGEFLNYDIMLGVNQGEGLKFVEGVVDPEDGVSGTDFDYSVSNFVDNLYGYPEGKDTLRETIKFMYTDWADRDNPETRRKTLVALFTDHQWVEPSVVTADLHARYGSPTYFYAFYHHCQSLMKPAWSDAAHGDEVPYVFGVPMVGPTDLFPCNFSKNDVMLSAVVMTYWTNFAKTGDPNKPVPQDTKFIHTKANRFEEVAWSKYNPRDQLYLHIGLKPRVRDHYRATKVAFWKHLVPHLYNLHDMFHYTSTTTKVPPPDTTHSSHITRRPNGKTWSTKRPAISPAYSNENAQGSWNGDQDAGPLLVENPRDYSTELSVTIAVGASLLFLNVLAFAALYYRKDKRRQEPLRQPSPQRGAGAPELGAAPEEELAALQLGPTHHECEAGPPHDTLRLTALPDYTLTLRRSPDDIPLMTPNTITMIPNSLVGLQTLHPYNTFAAGFNSTGLPHSHSTTRV